From one Asterias amurensis chromosome 10, ASM3211899v1 genomic stretch:
- the LOC139942869 gene encoding uncharacterized protein, translating into MTVRVKRLRLYLSVCLGVCLWISLVLPLYVRYDFTEPSAVPSAEEHTTRSSRVHVKKVQFDEDILPQCENPPTEVNTTFFKYMRRFTGRKMMLYTAIYPSDGTKLRGRRRGTEANEIIPSKVVSNLKSMYQSALKHRNTDIDVCHVERTTLFSSLVIYFIDTRSSDNASEPQIKHFVSIQHGALCCLPAYRVDLRRTVVVVATSMNLGPAWIRHFINEFSEIIEQTKEQNFRIILSDFTSGPNDIQRLFDESILKERAKVINMNMHYNKPIGVEKAVELVQNPDDIIFLCDFHIEIPLGFINMIRKHVIAGHMVFAPVVAKLNEETSIQDKEGKETSSLYVMLYSIA; encoded by the exons ATGACTGTTCGTGTCAAACGTCTACGTCTCtatctgtctgtttgtttgggTGTGTGTCTCTGGATTTCTCTTGTACTGCCTCTTTATGTGCGATATGACTTTACAGAGCCCAGTGCAGTGCCTAGTGCAGAGGAACACACGACCCGTTCCTCAAGGGTTCATGTTAAGAAAG TGCAATTTGATGAAGACATACTCCCTCAATGTGAGAATCCACCAACCGAAGTCAACACAACTTTCTTCAAGTACATGAGAAGATTTACCGGGCGCAAAATG ATGTTATACACAGCCATCTACCCTTCTGATGGAACTAAGTTACGAGGCCGGCGGAGGGGTACAGAAGCAAATGAAATCATCCCATCTAAAGTTGTATCCAACTTGAAAAGCATGTATCAATCCGCACTTAAACACAG GAATACTGACATCGATGTATGTCATGTGGAGAGAACAACGTTGTTTTCAAGCTTGGTCATTTATTTTATAGATACG AGGTCTTCAGACAACGCGAGTGAACCGCAGATAAAGCATTTCGTTTCAATTCAAcatggcgccctctgttgtcttCCAGCCTACAGAGTCGATCTAAGACGCACGGTGGTTGTCGTGGCAACATCTATGAATCTCGGTCCAGCTTGGATACGCCATTTTATCAATGAATTCTCAGAG ATCATTGAGCAGACAAAAGAGCAAAACTTCCGGATTATTTTGAGCGACTTTACGAGTGGGCCGAATGATATACAACGACTATTTGATGAATCTATACTGAAAGAGAG GGCAAAGGTCATCAATATGAATATGCATTACAACAAACCAATTGGAGTTGAAAAGGCTGTAGAACTTGTGCAG AATCCAGATGACATTATCTTCTTGTGTGATTTTCACATCGAGATTCCTCTTGGTTTCATCAACATGATTCGCAAG CACGTGATCGCAGGTCACATGGTGTTTGCTCCAGTGGTTGCCAAACTAAATGAAGAAACTTCAATTCAAGACAAAGAAGGTAAGGAAACATCTTCTCTTTACGTCATGTTATATTCAATAGCTTAA